Proteins encoded by one window of Bactrocera oleae isolate idBacOlea1 chromosome 4, idBacOlea1, whole genome shotgun sequence:
- the LOC106619172 gene encoding membrane-bound alkaline phosphatase isoform X2 gives MMKFATSFIIVLTLVVTAKSDQDPHDFFRPTLSRANMLASGMVVDNSAVPVEELDPNFWRKSANDEISKRLADKLNTNKAKNVIFFLGDGMSLTTVTSARILKGQREGKPGEESQLSFEKFPYTGLSRTYCANVQVPDSACTSTAYLTGVKTNVLSLGIGPNVTYNDCEGAMDPANDLTSLYDWAQAAGKSTGFITTTTLTHASPSGGYAHVSNRMWECDTDVRTYLDDDYTSDCIDIATQLVTEEPGRKLDFIMGGGIGKFLPKTMIDPFGKPGERSDGKNLLSEWQRRHEGGVFVSSRKQMNAINIEKTTSVLGIFQSKLMNYHLHATESEPTLSEMTETAIKFLSKNKNGYFVFIEGGLIDYGNHANKPGLSLDETLEFAKAVELARNITDPADTLIVVTADHAHPLSISGYPERGNDILNINKIGYDRNGVHYATLNYAAGPQQYLDEYGDRIELEGQFGDPDFVFPSYISVNDGVHGGDDVGIFASGPWEHLFRGVLQQNTLPHMMAYAACIGDGAKACD, from the exons ATGATGAAGTTCGCAACAAGTTTCATCATCGTCCTGACACTAGTGGTCACAGCAAAGTCCGATC AGGATCCTCACGACTTCTTCAGACCAACGCTTTCACGTGCAAATATGTTGGCTAGCGGTATGGTAGTTGACAATTCCGCTGTGCCTGTGGAGGAACTCGACCCGAACTTTTGGCGCAAATCGGCGAATGACGAAATTAGCAAACGTTTGGCCGACAAACTTAATACTAACAAAGCTAAGAATGTCATCTTTTTCCTTGGTGATGGCATGTCGCTGACCACGGTTACCTCGGCGCGTATACTTAAGGGACAGCGTGAAGGTAAACCGGGTGAGGAGTCGCAACTGAGCTTTGAGAAATTCCCGTACACCGGTTTGAGCAGA ACCTATTGTGCTAATGTTCAAGTACCTGATTCGGCTTGTACCTCGACTGCATACCTCACAGGCGTTAAAACCAATGTCCTGTCATTAGGTATTGGCCCAAATGTGACCTATAACGACTGTGAGGGTGCTATGGATCCAGCTAATGATCTTACATCCCTCTACGATTGGGCACAGGCAGCTGGTAAATCTACCGGTTTCATCACTACAACCACATTGACGCATGCCAGCCCCAGTGGCGGTTATGCGCACGTCTCGAATCGTATGTGGGAATGTGATACCGATGTACGCACCTATCTCGATGACGATTACACATCAGATTGCATTGATATTGCCACACAGCTGGTTACTGAAGAACCGGGACGTAAATTGGATTTCATAATGGGTGGTGGTATTGgtaaatttttaccaaaaacgATGATCGATCCGTTCGGTAAACCCGGTGAACGTTCGGATGGTAAGAATTTGCTCTCCGAATGGCAACGCCGACATGAAGGTGGCGTTTTCGTCAGCAGTCGCAAACAGATGAACGCAATCAATATTGAAAAAACCACCAGCGTTTTGGGTATCTTCCAATCGAAATTGATGAATTACCATCTTCATGCTACCGAAAGTGAGCCCACCTTATCCGAAATGACCGAAACAGCAATCAAGTTTTTGAGCAAGAACAAGAATGGTTACTTCGTTTTCATTGAGGGTGGTCTCATCGATTACGGTAATCACGCAAATAAGCCTGGTCTCAGTCTTGATGAGACTTTGGAATTCGCAAAGGCTGTAGAGTTGGCGCGTAATATAACAGATCCCGCAGATACACTCATCGTCGTTACCGCCGATCACGCCCATCCACTCAGCATCTCCGGTTATCCCGAACGTGGCAATGATATTTTGAATATCAACAAAATCGGCTATGACAGGAACGGTGTACACTATGCCACACTCAACTATGCAGCTGGTCCTCAGCAATATTTGGATGAGTATGGCGATCGCATCGAATTAGAGGGTCAATTCGGAGATCCAG ATTTCGTCTTCCCCAGTTATATTAGCGTTAACGATGGTGTGCATGGTGGTGATGATGTGGGCATATTCGCTTCCGGCCCTTGGGAGCATCTCTTCCGCGGTGTACTCCAACAGAATACTCTGCCACATATGATGGCTTATGCCGCCTGTATTGGTGATGGCGCTAAAGCTTGCGATTAA
- the LOC106619172 gene encoding membrane-bound alkaline phosphatase isoform X1, with protein sequence MMKFATSFIIVLTLVVTAKSDLEDPHDFFRPTLSRANMLASGMVVDNSAVPVEELDPNFWRKSANDEISKRLADKLNTNKAKNVIFFLGDGMSLTTVTSARILKGQREGKPGEESQLSFEKFPYTGLSRTYCANVQVPDSACTSTAYLTGVKTNVLSLGIGPNVTYNDCEGAMDPANDLTSLYDWAQAAGKSTGFITTTTLTHASPSGGYAHVSNRMWECDTDVRTYLDDDYTSDCIDIATQLVTEEPGRKLDFIMGGGIGKFLPKTMIDPFGKPGERSDGKNLLSEWQRRHEGGVFVSSRKQMNAINIEKTTSVLGIFQSKLMNYHLHATESEPTLSEMTETAIKFLSKNKNGYFVFIEGGLIDYGNHANKPGLSLDETLEFAKAVELARNITDPADTLIVVTADHAHPLSISGYPERGNDILNINKIGYDRNGVHYATLNYAAGPQQYLDEYGDRIELEGQFGDPDFVFPSYISVNDGVHGGDDVGIFASGPWEHLFRGVLQQNTLPHMMAYAACIGDGAKACD encoded by the exons ATGATGAAGTTCGCAACAAGTTTCATCATCGTCCTGACACTAGTGGTCACAGCAAAGTCCGATC TAGAGGATCCTCACGACTTCTTCAGACCAACGCTTTCACGTGCAAATATGTTGGCTAGCGGTATGGTAGTTGACAATTCCGCTGTGCCTGTGGAGGAACTCGACCCGAACTTTTGGCGCAAATCGGCGAATGACGAAATTAGCAAACGTTTGGCCGACAAACTTAATACTAACAAAGCTAAGAATGTCATCTTTTTCCTTGGTGATGGCATGTCGCTGACCACGGTTACCTCGGCGCGTATACTTAAGGGACAGCGTGAAGGTAAACCGGGTGAGGAGTCGCAACTGAGCTTTGAGAAATTCCCGTACACCGGTTTGAGCAGA ACCTATTGTGCTAATGTTCAAGTACCTGATTCGGCTTGTACCTCGACTGCATACCTCACAGGCGTTAAAACCAATGTCCTGTCATTAGGTATTGGCCCAAATGTGACCTATAACGACTGTGAGGGTGCTATGGATCCAGCTAATGATCTTACATCCCTCTACGATTGGGCACAGGCAGCTGGTAAATCTACCGGTTTCATCACTACAACCACATTGACGCATGCCAGCCCCAGTGGCGGTTATGCGCACGTCTCGAATCGTATGTGGGAATGTGATACCGATGTACGCACCTATCTCGATGACGATTACACATCAGATTGCATTGATATTGCCACACAGCTGGTTACTGAAGAACCGGGACGTAAATTGGATTTCATAATGGGTGGTGGTATTGgtaaatttttaccaaaaacgATGATCGATCCGTTCGGTAAACCCGGTGAACGTTCGGATGGTAAGAATTTGCTCTCCGAATGGCAACGCCGACATGAAGGTGGCGTTTTCGTCAGCAGTCGCAAACAGATGAACGCAATCAATATTGAAAAAACCACCAGCGTTTTGGGTATCTTCCAATCGAAATTGATGAATTACCATCTTCATGCTACCGAAAGTGAGCCCACCTTATCCGAAATGACCGAAACAGCAATCAAGTTTTTGAGCAAGAACAAGAATGGTTACTTCGTTTTCATTGAGGGTGGTCTCATCGATTACGGTAATCACGCAAATAAGCCTGGTCTCAGTCTTGATGAGACTTTGGAATTCGCAAAGGCTGTAGAGTTGGCGCGTAATATAACAGATCCCGCAGATACACTCATCGTCGTTACCGCCGATCACGCCCATCCACTCAGCATCTCCGGTTATCCCGAACGTGGCAATGATATTTTGAATATCAACAAAATCGGCTATGACAGGAACGGTGTACACTATGCCACACTCAACTATGCAGCTGGTCCTCAGCAATATTTGGATGAGTATGGCGATCGCATCGAATTAGAGGGTCAATTCGGAGATCCAG ATTTCGTCTTCCCCAGTTATATTAGCGTTAACGATGGTGTGCATGGTGGTGATGATGTGGGCATATTCGCTTCCGGCCCTTGGGAGCATCTCTTCCGCGGTGTACTCCAACAGAATACTCTGCCACATATGATGGCTTATGCCGCCTGTATTGGTGATGGCGCTAAAGCTTGCGATTAA